A single genomic interval of Thermoplasmata archaeon harbors:
- a CDS encoding MaoC/PaaZ C-terminal domain-containing protein, which produces MSYKFRGRYFDDFNVGDVIETASRTVTEADVAFFAGLSGDYNPLHTDEEFMKGTPFGGRIAHGMLIASIATGQANQLGVFEGTSLALLSMTLKFMGAVKFGDTVRTVLTCREKKESSKPDRGTATFDVRVLNQRGEVVVESEWIVLLRKRQAVERMGASVGTG; this is translated from the coding sequence ATGTCCTACAAGTTCCGGGGTAGATATTTCGACGACTTCAACGTTGGAGACGTCATTGAGACTGCGTCCAGAACCGTGACTGAGGCGGATGTGGCGTTCTTCGCCGGCCTCTCCGGGGACTACAACCCCCTCCACACAGACGAAGAGTTCATGAAGGGGACACCTTTCGGTGGTCGCATCGCCCACGGGATGCTCATCGCTTCGATCGCGACAGGTCAGGCCAACCAGCTCGGTGTCTTTGAAGGCACATCGCTCGCCCTTCTGAGCATGACTCTCAAATTCATGGGCGCTGTTAAATTTGGAGACACCGTCCGCACCGTGCTTACCTGTCGTGAGAAAAAGGAGTCCAGCAAACCCGACAGGGGGACCGCCACCTTCGATGTGAGGGTCCTCAATCAGAGGGGCGAGGTTGTGGTCGAGAGCGAGTGGATTGTTCTCCTAAGGAAGCGGCAGGCAGTGGAGAGGATGGGTGCCTCGGTGGGCACGGGCTGA
- a CDS encoding succinylglutamate desuccinylase/aspartoacylase family protein: protein MPPARGSFQLGETIVLPGETRHVRLPVSESYVSTLVEIPVTVINGLQEGPVLLVTAASHGDECNGTAIVRELIYGVDHSTLRGVLVCAPVLNLPGFLRNERNLPDGRDLNRNFPGKPDGNSAQRIAHMIFNKIVLKCNYGIDLHTAGRGRSNILQVRGDMTNPEVRRIAKAFGTEIVIDEPGLDGTLRRAATEAGVPTITAEVGESQRFERPLVRAGLKGVMNVLYELGMLKGKVQPPLFQVIVKKTEWVRADRGGILEMYTKPRALLMEGEEVCAITNPFGKEVSVVRAPFTGMVVGITNYPMVSPGFPICHMVKLDKTLATVENALRRERTMKRGERPPEPLGEGAGREEVVEESSALGEENAKGAGAQSEEAPSASKERVQIGGDEKIGGRIERIKTMRGEEQSGMGAGDAEKGGMGVGPREEGAGAGRAEGEERGTARGEARATSVRGEGSEAGESAEREQDREGSSTEYYEDYDEDAEPEEKE, encoded by the coding sequence ATGCCTCCAGCACGGGGAAGCTTCCAGCTTGGTGAGACGATCGTTCTTCCGGGTGAGACGAGGCATGTGCGGCTCCCGGTCAGCGAGTCCTACGTCTCCACGCTGGTCGAGATTCCCGTGACGGTGATCAACGGTCTTCAGGAGGGGCCGGTTCTGCTGGTGACGGCCGCCTCCCACGGCGACGAGTGCAACGGCACAGCCATAGTCCGAGAGCTGATATATGGGGTGGACCACAGCACCCTCCGCGGGGTCCTGGTGTGCGCGCCCGTGCTCAACCTCCCCGGCTTCCTGCGCAACGAGAGGAATCTTCCTGATGGGCGTGACCTCAACCGCAACTTCCCAGGAAAGCCCGACGGGAACTCCGCGCAGAGGATAGCGCACATGATATTCAACAAAATCGTGCTCAAGTGCAACTATGGGATAGACCTCCACACCGCGGGCAGGGGGAGGTCGAACATACTCCAAGTCAGAGGAGACATGACCAACCCGGAGGTCCGCAGGATCGCAAAGGCATTCGGAACAGAAATCGTCATAGACGAGCCCGGTCTGGACGGGACCCTGCGCAGAGCTGCGACGGAGGCGGGCGTCCCCACGATAACAGCCGAGGTCGGCGAGTCCCAGAGGTTCGAGAGGCCATTAGTAAGGGCCGGGCTGAAGGGCGTGATGAACGTGCTCTACGAGCTCGGCATGCTCAAGGGCAAGGTCCAGCCCCCTCTCTTTCAGGTCATAGTCAAGAAGACGGAGTGGGTCAGGGCAGACCGCGGCGGAATTCTCGAGATGTACACGAAACCACGGGCATTGTTAATGGAAGGCGAGGAGGTCTGCGCCATAACCAACCCCTTTGGAAAGGAGGTCTCGGTCGTCAGGGCCCCATTCACCGGTATGGTCGTGGGCATCACGAACTATCCAATGGTTTCCCCGGGCTTCCCGATATGCCACATGGTCAAGCTCGACAAGACCCTTGCCACGGTCGAGAATGCGCTCAGGCGTGAGAGAACGATGAAGAGAGGTGAGAGGCCTCCGGAGCCACTCGGCGAGGGGGCGGGGAGGGAGGAGGTGGTCGAAGAGAGTAGTGCGCTGGGGGAGGAAAACGCTAAAGGAGCGGGAGCGCAATCGGAGGAGGCGCCCTCGGCCTCTAAAGAAAGAGTTCAGATCGGCGGCGATGAAAAGATTGGAGGGAGAATCGAGAGAATCAAAACGATGAGGGGGGAGGAACAGAGCGGGATGGGGGCCGGGGATGCGGAGAAGGGCGGCATGGGTGTTGGCCCTAGGGAGGAGGGGGCGGGCGCGGGGAGGGCAGAAGGGGAGGAGCGGGGGACGGCGAGGGGAGAGGCAAGAGCAACGTCAGTTCGAGGGGAGGGGAGCGAGGCCGGCGAGAGTGCGGAGAGGGAGCAGGATCGCGAGGGCAGCAGCACGGAGTACTACGAGGACTATGACGAGGACGCAGAGCCCGAGGAAAAGGAGTGA
- a CDS encoding RimK family alpha-L-glutamate ligase — MKIGILSRDRQLYTTKRLLWTAKELGHDPIYLDTLKLSLMVRNSSFEVFYEEENLGPVDVILGRIGASITDYGLAVIRHFEFKGVPVVNSSQSIADSRDKFRSLQILTRHGIRVPATVLTRSPVMTMKSIDILGGPPVVLKMLQGTQGIGVMLAENPAAAESILETFWGLGHDIQIQTFVKEASGTDIRAFVIDGQVVASMKRESTTGEFRSNIHRGGEGRLAILSPEFEETAIKTAEVLGLKIAGIDMLESSEGPVVIEANSSPGFEGLERATHKDVARMILEFLTRYARGL, encoded by the coding sequence GTGAAAATCGGCATCCTCTCCAGGGACCGCCAACTATACACGACCAAGCGCCTACTCTGGACCGCCAAGGAGCTGGGTCACGACCCAATATACCTCGACACCCTAAAGCTCTCTCTGATGGTGCGCAACTCGAGCTTCGAGGTTTTCTATGAGGAGGAGAATCTGGGCCCCGTGGACGTGATTCTGGGCCGAATTGGAGCCTCGATAACAGACTATGGTTTGGCGGTCATCAGGCATTTCGAGTTCAAGGGGGTACCGGTCGTCAACAGCTCCCAGAGCATCGCGGACTCAAGGGACAAGTTCAGATCCCTGCAGATACTCACGCGCCATGGCATCAGGGTCCCCGCGACCGTGCTCACCCGCTCGCCCGTTATGACAATGAAGTCCATAGATATCCTCGGAGGGCCGCCCGTGGTCCTCAAGATGCTCCAGGGCACCCAGGGCATCGGAGTAATGCTGGCCGAGAACCCAGCGGCCGCGGAGTCAATACTCGAGACATTCTGGGGCCTTGGCCACGACATCCAGATTCAGACCTTCGTGAAGGAGGCGAGCGGAACCGACATCAGGGCGTTCGTCATAGACGGCCAGGTGGTCGCATCGATGAAGCGGGAGTCGACCACGGGGGAGTTCAGGTCCAATATCCATCGTGGTGGCGAGGGGCGGCTGGCGATACTGAGTCCGGAGTTCGAGGAGACTGCGATAAAGACAGCCGAGGTCCTGGGGCTCAAGATAGCGGGTATAGATATGCTTGAGTCGAGCGAGGGACCGGTGGTGATCGAGGCAAACTCCTCCCCGGGCTTCGAGGGGCTGGAAAGGGCGACCCACAAGGACGTGGCAAGAATGATACTGGAGTTCCTGACTAGGTATGCCCGGGGGCTTTGA
- the ftsY gene encoding signal recognition particle-docking protein FtsY produces the protein MFQSLREKLGALVKKLSTEYKGLADEGESCRESGGTESGAQGAEARGAEGKGEGATAAAPARKAVKKAKAAARAAASSKGGTTSVIASSALSGEPFTEGLLGRRLREGRLDEILDELEMALLESDVALPVVEAIRKRVKDELVGRKVRLGVDIEGVVGDVLRSAISGVLSGELAPPSTRQSRFQPPYFSEFVEKKEKPVVIMFVGINGTGKTTTIAKIAHLLMKQGYSCVIGAADTFRAGAIEQLERHAERLGVKLVKHQPGSDPASVAFDAIEHARARKKDVVLIDTAGRMQTATGLMEEMGKIARVAKPDLIIYVGDALAGNDAVNEAVAFNKAVGIDAVVLTKIDADAKGGAALSIRYATGAPVIFVGTGQGYDDLQPFSPGWMVERIFGAGEGKAGA, from the coding sequence ATGTTCCAATCGCTCAGGGAGAAGCTCGGGGCTCTCGTGAAGAAGCTCTCCACCGAGTACAAGGGGCTTGCGGATGAGGGCGAGTCATGCAGGGAGAGCGGGGGGACCGAATCGGGAGCACAGGGAGCCGAGGCCCGGGGGGCCGAAGGGAAGGGGGAGGGAGCGACCGCAGCGGCTCCGGCCAGAAAAGCGGTGAAAAAGGCCAAGGCGGCGGCGCGCGCGGCGGCATCCTCGAAGGGCGGAACCACCAGCGTCATCGCCTCATCGGCATTGTCCGGGGAACCATTCACCGAGGGGCTTCTGGGCAGGAGGCTTAGGGAGGGGAGGCTTGATGAAATCCTTGACGAGCTCGAGATGGCTCTGCTTGAATCCGATGTGGCGCTCCCGGTGGTCGAGGCAATACGGAAGCGTGTCAAGGACGAACTTGTCGGGCGGAAGGTCAGGCTCGGAGTCGATATTGAGGGTGTGGTCGGGGATGTGCTTAGGAGTGCAATCTCGGGCGTCCTCTCGGGCGAGCTCGCACCCCCCAGCACACGCCAGAGTCGCTTCCAGCCGCCCTACTTCAGCGAGTTTGTGGAGAAGAAGGAAAAGCCAGTGGTCATCATGTTTGTCGGCATAAACGGGACTGGCAAGACGACAACGATTGCCAAAATAGCCCACCTCCTGATGAAACAGGGCTACTCGTGCGTGATTGGCGCCGCGGACACTTTCAGGGCTGGCGCGATCGAGCAGCTCGAGAGACATGCCGAGAGACTCGGGGTGAAGCTGGTCAAGCACCAGCCTGGGAGCGACCCGGCTTCCGTCGCCTTCGATGCCATCGAGCACGCGAGGGCGAGGAAAAAGGACGTAGTCCTCATTGACACGGCAGGGCGGATGCAGACCGCCACTGGCCTGATGGAAGAGATGGGGAAAATAGCGCGGGTGGCGAAGCCGGACCTTATCATATATGTAGGGGACGCGCTGGCTGGCAATGACGCCGTGAATGAGGCGGTGGCGTTCAATAAAGCCGTTGGGATAGACGCCGTTGTCCTAACCAAAATCGACGCGGACGCGAAGGGAGGGGCGGCGCTATCGATAAGGTACGCCACGGGCGCGCCCGTGATTTTCGTCGGGACCGGCCAAGGCTACGACGACCTACAGCCATTCAGTCCCGGCTGGATGGTGGAGAGAATATTCGGAGCGGGTGAGGGGAAGGCGGGGGCCTGA
- the pfdA gene encoding prefoldin subunit alpha, producing the protein MPESREEELSRSLEELEMAKLRLESLSRQAELLQASLSEHARAIETIRAFSALKEGTEILIPVGAGTFLPARSAGATHAIVGIGAGVSVEKGTEEALAKLEKDAAEIELAQKKIIQELRNVEKQAGLLSQKIQTLQRELEEGEADKGLLEEE; encoded by the coding sequence ATGCCGGAGAGCAGGGAGGAGGAGCTGAGCAGGTCGCTGGAGGAGTTGGAGATGGCGAAGCTGAGGCTTGAGAGCCTATCGAGGCAGGCAGAGCTCCTCCAGGCGTCCCTGAGTGAGCATGCGCGAGCTATAGAGACCATCAGGGCGTTTTCGGCGCTGAAGGAGGGAACGGAGATTCTCATCCCGGTGGGTGCTGGGACATTCCTCCCTGCCCGGAGCGCGGGCGCAACCCATGCGATCGTCGGGATAGGGGCCGGAGTATCTGTTGAGAAGGGCACGGAGGAGGCACTGGCGAAGCTGGAAAAGGACGCCGCCGAGATAGAGCTTGCCCAGAAAAAGATAATTCAAGAGCTGAGAAATGTCGAGAAGCAGGCGGGACTCCTGAGCCAGAAAATTCAGACCCTCCAGCGGGAGCTTGAGGAAGGAGAAGCGGATAAGGGTTTGTTGGAGGAGGAGTAG
- the rpl18a gene encoding 50S ribosomal protein L18Ae: MKAFRVAGRFRMGSSIMRFEKEVVAEGREGAEEKVFKELGSKHRAKRHDIRVERVEELAPEQVSDASVRMLLMEK, translated from the coding sequence ATGAAGGCGTTCAGGGTCGCGGGGCGGTTCAGAATGGGCTCCTCGATCATGCGATTCGAGAAAGAGGTGGTGGCGGAGGGGAGGGAGGGGGCGGAGGAGAAAGTGTTCAAAGAATTGGGCAGTAAGCACAGGGCCAAGAGGCACGACATCAGAGTGGAAAGGGTCGAGGAGCTGGCGCCGGAGCAAGTGAGCGACGCGAGCGTTAGGATGCTGTTGATGGAGAAGTGA